A stretch of the Harpia harpyja isolate bHarHar1 chromosome 5, bHarHar1 primary haplotype, whole genome shotgun sequence genome encodes the following:
- the MC5R gene encoding melanocortin receptor 5 isoform X1, protein MNTSSQLYVSELNLSALGSNFTVPTVKSKSSPCEQVVIAAEVFLTLGIVSLLENILVICAIVKNKNLHSPMYFFVCSLAVADMLVSVSNAWETITIYLINNRHIIMEDAFVRHIDNVFDSMICISVVASMCSLLAIAVDRYITIFYALRYHNIMTMKRSGLIIACIWTFCTGCGIIFILYYESTYVIICLITMFFTMLFLMVSLYIHMFLLARTHVKKIAALPGYNSVRQRTSMKGAITLTMLLGIFIVCWAPFFLHLILMISCPQNLYCVCFMSHFNMYLILIMCNSVIDPLIYAFRSQEMRKTFKDIICCYSLRMICGLSNKY, encoded by the coding sequence ATGAACACGTCTTCTCAACTGTATGTTTCTGAACTAAACCTGAGTGCCTTGGGTAGCAACTTTACTGTGCCTACTGTCAAGAGCAAGTCATCGCCATGTGAGCAAGTGGTCATTGCAGCTGAGGTGTTCCTAACTCTGGGCATTGTAAGCCTCCTTGAAAATATCTTAGTTATATGTGCAATAGTTAAGAACAAGAACTTGCATTCACccatgtatttttttgtttgcagtttagCAGTGGCTGACATGCTGGTTAGTGTGTCTAACGCTTGGGAGACCATAACGATATACTTAATAAACAATAGACACATTATTATGGAAGATGCCTTTGTCCGTCATATAGACAATGTCTTTGATTCAATGATCTGCATATCTGTGGTGGCTTCCATGTGCAGTTTGCTGGCTATAGCAGTAGACAGGTATATCACTATCTTTTATGCCCTGCGTTATCACAACATCATGACAATGAAAAGATCAGGGCTTATTATTGCATGCATCTGGACCTTTTGCACGGGTTGTGGCATTATCTTCATTCTTTACTATGAATCAACTTACGTGATCATTTGTCTCATCACTATGTTTTTTACCATGTTGTTCCTCATGGTCTCACTGTACATCCATATGTTCCTCCTGGCTCGTACTCATGTGAAGAAAATAGCTGCTTTGCCTGGGTACAACTCTGTCCGTCAAAGAACCAGCATGAAAGGAGCCATCACTCTGACTATGCTTCTTGGCATCTTCATTGTTTGCTGGGCTCCATTCTTCCTTCATCTCATCCTGATGATCTCCTGCCCTCAAAACCTCTACTGTGTTTGCTTCATGTCTCACTTCAACATGTACCTCATTCTCATCATGTGCAACTCAGTGATTGATCCCTTGATCTATGCCTTTCGTAGCCAGGAAATGAGGAAGACCTTCAAAGACATAATTTGTTGCTATAGCCTGAGAATGATCTGTGGGTTATCAAACaagtattaa
- the MC5R gene encoding melanocortin receptor 5 isoform X2 yields the protein MLVSVSNAWETITIYLINNRHIIMEDAFVRHIDNVFDSMICISVVASMCSLLAIAVDRYITIFYALRYHNIMTMKRSGLIIACIWTFCTGCGIIFILYYESTYVIICLITMFFTMLFLMVSLYIHMFLLARTHVKKIAALPGYNSVRQRTSMKGAITLTMLLGIFIVCWAPFFLHLILMISCPQNLYCVCFMSHFNMYLILIMCNSVIDPLIYAFRSQEMRKTFKDIICCYSLRMICGLSNKY from the coding sequence ATGCTGGTTAGTGTGTCTAACGCTTGGGAGACCATAACGATATACTTAATAAACAATAGACACATTATTATGGAAGATGCCTTTGTCCGTCATATAGACAATGTCTTTGATTCAATGATCTGCATATCTGTGGTGGCTTCCATGTGCAGTTTGCTGGCTATAGCAGTAGACAGGTATATCACTATCTTTTATGCCCTGCGTTATCACAACATCATGACAATGAAAAGATCAGGGCTTATTATTGCATGCATCTGGACCTTTTGCACGGGTTGTGGCATTATCTTCATTCTTTACTATGAATCAACTTACGTGATCATTTGTCTCATCACTATGTTTTTTACCATGTTGTTCCTCATGGTCTCACTGTACATCCATATGTTCCTCCTGGCTCGTACTCATGTGAAGAAAATAGCTGCTTTGCCTGGGTACAACTCTGTCCGTCAAAGAACCAGCATGAAAGGAGCCATCACTCTGACTATGCTTCTTGGCATCTTCATTGTTTGCTGGGCTCCATTCTTCCTTCATCTCATCCTGATGATCTCCTGCCCTCAAAACCTCTACTGTGTTTGCTTCATGTCTCACTTCAACATGTACCTCATTCTCATCATGTGCAACTCAGTGATTGATCCCTTGATCTATGCCTTTCGTAGCCAGGAAATGAGGAAGACCTTCAAAGACATAATTTGTTGCTATAGCCTGAGAATGATCTGTGGGTTATCAAACaagtattaa